One window of the Deltaproteobacteria bacterium genome contains the following:
- a CDS encoding ABC transporter substrate-binding protein, whose amino-acid sequence MASKLLRLLSAILIGAMSSSVIPARAAEAPQKIRFAYASRSNIVTPKHIAQSRGYFKAEGLEVEMIQMNPRLSATAIINGDVTYADAFTSTFRGMMQGFPIKLVMVHQKKGPYFLIARPDIKDIQQLKGKRLGVATLRGSDHLVADELMLAKGFNPAAVQPIVIGDASMRYQAMVGGIIDVVAVATPHDLMLRQKGFSTLAGPPEVGVPGAGVFTPEKFLRENSLVVRKTLRALLRAQHYILENRHETIQALLQWLPQSPEVAAHSYDYELKGLSRDGLMTDAELDALMVKLGDKKRPIDEVRDFSLARQALKELESGK is encoded by the coding sequence ATGGCCAGTAAATTATTGCGGTTGTTAAGCGCGATCCTGATCGGCGCGATGTCCAGCTCGGTTATACCGGCCCGAGCGGCGGAAGCGCCGCAGAAAATTCGCTTCGCGTACGCCAGCCGCAGCAACATCGTCACGCCGAAGCATATTGCGCAATCACGGGGGTATTTCAAAGCCGAAGGGTTGGAAGTCGAGATGATCCAGATGAATCCGCGCCTGAGCGCCACCGCGATCATCAACGGCGACGTAACTTACGCCGACGCGTTCACCAGTACTTTTCGCGGCATGATGCAGGGCTTCCCGATCAAGTTGGTGATGGTGCACCAAAAGAAGGGGCCGTATTTTCTGATCGCGCGGCCGGATATCAAAGACATTCAACAGCTCAAAGGCAAGCGGCTCGGCGTCGCCACGCTGCGCGGCTCGGATCACTTGGTGGCGGACGAGTTGATGCTCGCCAAAGGCTTCAATCCCGCCGCCGTGCAGCCCATCGTCATCGGCGACGCGTCGATGCGTTATCAGGCGATGGTCGGCGGCATCATCGATGTCGTGGCGGTGGCCACGCCCCATGATCTGATGCTGCGCCAAAAAGGGTTCTCCACCCTCGCCGGTCCGCCGGAAGTCGGCGTGCCCGGTGCCGGCGTGTTTACGCCGGAAAAATTTCTTCGCGAAAACTCGCTGGTGGTGCGTAAGACTTTGCGCGCGCTCCTACGCGCCCAGCATTACATTCTCGAAAACCGCCACGAGACCATTCAAGCGCTGTTGCAATGGCTACCCCAGTCGCCCGAAGTGGCGGCCCATTCCTACGACTACGAACTAAAAGGACTGAGCCGGGACGGTTTGATGACGGACGCCGAACTGGACGCGCTGATGGTCAAACTGGGCGATAAGAAACGGCCCATCGATGAAGTGCGGGATTTCTCGCTAGCGCGTCAGGCGTTGAAGGAGTTGGAGAGCGGTAAATAA